The genomic region GCAACGGGCAGCGGCTCGGAAATACCGGTGGATTCGATCAGCAGGTAGTCGAAGCGTCCGGCCTCCGCCAGACGCTTGATCTCGACCAGCAAGTCTTCGCGCAGGGTGCAGCAGATGCAGCCGTTGCTCATCTCCACCAGTTTCTCTTCCGAGCGCGACAGACCGGCTCCGCCTTCGCGGATGAGTTGCGCGTCGATATTGACCTCCGACATGTCATTGACGATGACGGCAACGCGCTTGTCCTCGCGGTTGTTCAGGATGTGGTTGAGCAGGGTGGTCTTGCCGGCGCCGAGAAAGCCGGATAGCACGGTGACGGGAAGTTTGCGGGTGATTTTCATGATAATTCCTGGAGTTTGATGATGCTTAGAGAGTGACTAACAACACGCTCCTGGCGTTTTTGCCTTGCTACTCGTACTGCCGCAGCTGAGTGTCTAGCCAGACCGCCTTACTGAGATTGGTGAGCCGTTTTTCGTTAGTGGCTGTATTGGCGCTCGCGCCTTTCATGCCGCTCCTGTGCCTCCAGCGCAAGGGTGGCAGTCGGGCGGGCGAGCAGGCGCTGCAGGCCGATAGGCTCGCCGGACTCTTCGCAATAGCCGTATTCGCCATCGCGGATACGCTGCAATGCCGCGTTGATTTTCTTTTCCAGCTTGCGCTCACGGTCACGCGTGCGCAGTTCCAGTGTATGCAGTTCTTCCTGCGTGGCACGGTCGGCTGGATCGGGAAATTCTTCGTGTTCTCTCAAGTGTTTGCTGGTTTCGGCAGCGTTGTGGCGAATATGGGCGAGCTGCTGTTCGAGCAATCGTTGGAAGAAGGCGAGCTGCTGCGGATTCATGTAATGGTCGTCAGGCATGGCAAGCAGTTCTTCAACGCTGACGATATCTAGGTTCAACATGGCTTTGGCTAATAATGCAACAATGTTGCATTTTAGGGTGGGGCGACTTTATATGCAACTATGTTGCAATTAATTTTGTTTCAGGGGAGATTGATACCTTGGATGTGCAATGGCAGGCCCGCTTGGTGAGAAAAGCCCTGCCGGGAGGGATCAGTTAGCTACGGAATTACAGTGGTCGCATTGACCTTTTATATTGAGTTCGACCGACTCGACGGTAAAATGGGAGGGAACGCTATTGGGAATGCGCGGCTTGACTTCGTCCAGGCAAAATATCTTGCCGCAGGATGAGCATTCGAAATGCGCATGGTGGTGCTTGGCATTGCGCTGGGTGAGCTGGAAGCGCCTGGCGCGGTCGTCGCCCATGATAGGATGCACGAGGTTGCATTCCACCAGCCAGTCGAGAACGCGATACAAGGTGACGCGGTCAAAGGGGGCTTCCTGGGTCAGGGTTTGCAATATTTCATGATGCGTGAGTGGGAATTCCGACTCCATCAGAACATTCAATACGGCAACACGTGAGGAGGTCGGGCGCTGCCCAATCTCATGTATCATTCGTTCGGCGTTATGCATAGGCGCTAAATTACAGACAATCATCACGTGCCGTCAACAGGGCACGTCCAAAAAGCAGGATTATGAACGTATTTTTTGAAGAAGAGGGCAGTTTCAAGGTTGCCTCGGTCATGACGGAAAACCCCAGCTCTCTCCAGGTGGAGGCCATTTCCGGCAAACGCTCCAAGATCAAGTCCGCCAACGTATTGATGCGCTTCGAAGGCGCATTGTCGGGATTCATGGAAAGCGCCAGCGCAGAGGCCGAGGGCCTCGATGTGCCATTCCTGTGGGAATGCTGCGGCGAACCCGAGTTCGGTTTCGAGGAGCTTGCCGAGGAGTATTACGGCGGCAAGCCGACTTCCATCCAGGCGGCCGCCATTGCTATCCGGCTGCATAGCGCTCCCATGTATTTCTATCGCAAGGGCAAGGGGCGTTACAAGGCCGCCCCCGAGGAAACCTTGCAGGCCGCGCTGGCGGGGCTGGAAAAAAAGCGCCAGCAAGCCGAGAAAGTGGCGCAGTATGTGGAGCAGCTCAAGGCCGGGCAGTTGCCTGCCGAGTTCGATGGCAAGGTGATCGATGCCTTGCTCTACCAGCCCGACAAGAACAGCCTGGAATGGAAGGCACTGGAGCAGGCGGCAAGTGAAACCAATCAGCATGTCGTGCGCGTGCTGGCGTCGTGCGGTGCGATTGCATCCGTGCATGACTACCATCTCGGCGCATTCCTGCGGGAATACTTCGCCGAAGGGCAGGGCTTCCCCGACATGGAGCCGCCCATCGTGCCGAGCGATCTGCCGCGCGCCGAGGCTGAGGCATTCAGCATCGACGACAGCACCACCACCGAGATCGACGATGCCTTCACAATTGTGCCGTTGGCCGATGGCGTGGTCAGGGTAGGCATCCATATTGCTGCACCGGCGCTCGGCATTCTGCCGGGCAGCCAGCTGGATCAGGTTGTCATGCAGCGGCTTTCCACCGTCTATATGCCGGGCCACAAGATCACCATGCTGCCGGATGAAGTGGTGGCGCCGTTCAGCCTGAACCAGGGCGAGTGGCGGTCGGCGCTTTCGCTTTACCTGGACGTGGCGCCCGACTTGAGCATCGTTAAGCGGGAAAGCCGCGTCGAGCAGGTCAAGGTTGCCGAGAACCTGCGCCATGACACGCTGGAACCTTTCTTCAACGAAAACACACTGGATCAAGACACGGGACATCCCTATTGGCAGCGACTGCTGTTCCTGTTCCGGCTGGCCGAGTCGCTGGAAAAGGCGCGTGGCAAATATGACCCTACACGTCCGGTCCAGCTCGACTACAGTTTCTATGTGAACGATGGCCGGGTGCGCATCCTGGCGCGCCGTCGCGGCGCACCGATCGACAAGCTGGTGGCCGAACTCATGATCGAGGCCAACAGTCATTGGGGAGGCCTGCTGGCCGAGCACCATGTGCCGGGCATTTACCGTGCCCAGAACGGTGGCAAGGTCTACATGACGGTCAAGGCCGAGCCGCACCAGGGACTGGGTGTGAGCCAGTACAGCTGGAGTACCTCACCATTGCGCCGCGCGGTGGACCTGGTCAACCAGCGCCAGATCATCTCGGTGGTGCAGGGAGATGAGCCTGTCTACCCACCAGGCAGCGACGATCTGGCCGTGGTGATGCGCAACTTCGACCTGACCTACAACGCCTATAACGAGTTCCAGACACGCATGGAGCGTTACTGGTGCCTGCAATACCTGCTGCAGGAAGACATCCATGAGATCGGCGCCACTGTCTGGCGCGAGAGCCTGGTACGCCTCGACGGCATGCCGCTGATCGCGAAGGTGCACGGAATGCCCGAGCTGGCGCCCGGCAGTCGCGTGAGGATTGAAATCCAGAAGGTCGATACCTTGCTGATCGAGCTCGAAAGCCGCTTCAAGTCGATGGAGCATGCCGAAGCCGCGGCAGAAAGCGAGGCGGCCTGATGTTCAGAGTGGGGCGCAAGATTGCGCGCAGCATACACAAGGCCATTACCAGCGAAGACAGTGTCGATGTAAGCGAGCTGGACGGCGTGCGTTCCCTGCACCTGGGGTCGGACACCATCCAGAGCTCAATGCGCATCAAGGATCCGTATGCGCTGGAACTGCGCTATTCGCGCGGCATGATGGTCTACCTACTGTTCCAGAAGCAACCGCGTGACCTGGTGGTGCTAGGCCTGGGCGGCGGTTCGATTCCCAAATACGTTTACCACCACCTGCCGCAGGTAAAGACGCGGGTGGTGGAAATCAACCCGCGCATCATCGAGGTGGCGCGCAGCCATTTCTTCACTCCGGAAAACGACGAACGCTTCGAGATCATCGAGGGCGACGCGGCTGCTTTCCTGCGCGACAACCCGGCCACGACTTCCATGCTCATGATGGATGCGTTCGGTAGCAATGGCTTGCCTCCCGACCTATGCTCGCAGGATTTCTTCGACTCCTGCTTTGAGGCGCTGACGCTGGATGGCATGTGCGCGATCAACCTATGGGGCAGCGACAAGCATTACGATGTCTACCTGCAGCGCATCGAGACCAGCTTTCATGGTCGCATCCTGGTGATGCCCACGGGCAGGCCTGGCAATGTAGTCGTGTTCGGCTTCAAGCGCGCGCCTAACGACCTGCGCTGGAGCACGCTGCGCGTTCGCGCCAAGGCGCTCGAAGCCGAGCACAAGATCGAGTTCCTTGAGTTCGTCGAGCGCTTGCGCGAGCACAACCCGAGTACTAGCAACCGCTTGTTGCTGGAATCCTAACAAGCCTTCAGGATACCGCATGCATTATCAGTTTTTTGCCACTTGTCCGCGCGGACTGGAACCTCTGCTCGAAGACGAGCTGAACAGCATCCGTGCGCGGCAAATCAAGCCGACCGACGGGGGCGTGGGTTTCGCCGGGGACATGCTGCTCTGCTACCGTGCCAACCTCGAGAGCCGTATTGCCACGCGCATCCTGCTGCAAGTCGGCAAGGGGCGCTACAGCAACGAGGATGAGCTCTACCAAGGCGCATACAAGATTGACTGGGTGCAGTGGTTCGAGGTGGAACAGGATTTCATGGTCAAGGTGACCGGCGTGAGGTGCCCGCTCAAGAGTCTAGAATTCGCGACCCTGCGTATCAAGGACGCCATCTGCGACCGCTTCCGCGAGGAAGTCGGCAGCCGGCCTTCCATCGATACCCGCGAGCCGGACGTGCGTGTGCATGCCTACCTGGGAGCCGAAGAATACCAGCTTTACGTGGATACTTCCGGCAATGCCTTGTATCAGCGTGGCCTGCGCCGCGCCAGCATCGAGGCGCCGTTGCGCGAGAACCTGGCGGCAGGCATCCTCAAGCTGTCGGGCTGGCAGCCTGGCACACCCTTGCTCGATCCGATGTGCGGTAGCGGGACGTTTCTGCTCGAGGCAGCGATGATCTCGCTGGATATCGCGCCGGGGAGCAACCGCAGCTTCGGTTTCGAACGGTTGAAGAACTTCAATGCCGGCGCATGGCAATCCCTGCTCAAGCAAGCCAAAAGCCGGGCCAAGCCTGTGGCATTCCAGGGTATCTACGGCAGCGATGCGGACCTGCGCGCGGTGAGGATAACCCGTAAGAATCTGGAGCAGGCCGGGCTGCTGGACGCGATGCAAGTCGCCCATCGCGAGTTCACCGATGTGGTGCCTCCCGCTGCCGAGGGTATCCTGGTCGCCAACCCGCCGTACGGGGTGCGAATCGGCGAAGATGAGGAGCTGGCGGCGCTCTATCCCAAAATGGGCGAGGCGCTGAAAAAGAAGTTCGCCGGCTGGAACGCCTATTTCCTCACCAACGACATGCGCCTGCCCAAGCTGATGCGGCTATCGCCTACCAAGCGCACACCATTGTTCAACGGCCCGCTGGAATGCCGCGTGTTCGAGATCAAGATGGTGGCCGGTTCCAACCGCAAGGAGAAAAGCAATGACTGATGACAGCATCCGGCCGGATTCCCTGGAAAACCTGCGCGCGCGGATCAACCACTTTGTCGCCGAGCGCGAATGGGACCAGTTCCATACGCCCAAGAACCTGGCCATGGCGATGATCGTGGAAGCGGCAGAGGTGGTGGAGCACTTTCAGTGGGACAGCCCGGCTGAGAGTAGCACGCTGACCGATGAACGCAGAACCGAGATCGGTCACGAGCTCGCCGATACCTTCGTATACTTGCTGCGTATTGCCGAGGTATGCGGTATCGACCTGATTGCGGCAGCCAATGCCAAGATAGACCTCAACGCGAAGAAATATCCCGCTGACAAGGCGCGTGGCAGCAACGCCAAATACACCGCATACCAGGAGCAGTGATCGTTGGCGAATCACCGACAGGCTTGCTTGCATGATGAGGTCGAACGACATGTCGGAGACAGCATCTGTTGCTACTATTGAACCTATTTAACCTGAAAATCCAGCCAAAGAAGAAATGCCATCCATGTTCCCAGCTACCGAAACCGCGCCAACAACGATCTATCTCAAAGACTATACGCCCGCACCTTATCTCGCCTCTCGCATCGCACTCAAGTTCGAATTGTTCGAGGACAAGGCCATCGTCAGGTCGGAAGTCGCCTATGTGAAGAACCCAGCGACCAACTCGAACCGGCTGGTACTGAATGGGCAAGACCAAGTCATCCGGGCCGTGGAATTGGATGGGGCACCGTTCGACGGCTATGTGCTGGACGGCGATAAGCTCATCATCAATGATGCGGCCGAGGCATTCACGCTTGCGATCACGTCCGAGATCCACCCGGAAAGCAATACCGCGCTGGAGGGGCTGTACAAGTCCCAAGGCACTTTCTGCACCCAGTGCGAGGCAGAAGGGTTCCGTCGTATCACCTACTTCCAGGACCGGCCCGACGTCCTGAGCATCTTCTCGGTGCGCATCGAGGCGGACAAGGACAAGTACCCGGTATTGCTGTCGAATGGCAATCTGATGGCATCGGGTGAACTGGCGCAAGGACGTCACTTCACTGAATGGCACGACCCGTTCCCCAAGCCTTGCTATTTGTTCGCGTTGGTGGCCGGCGACCTCGTGCGCATTGCCGATACCTTCCGTACCAGGTCTGGCCGCCATGTGGACCTGCACATCTACGTGCGCCAGGGGGACGAGGGGCAATGTGGGCATGCCATGGCATCGCTCAAGAAGGCCATGAAGTGGGATGAAGACAAATACGGGCGTGAATATGAGCTGGACCTGTTCAACATCGTGGCGGTCAGCGACTTCAATATGGGGGCGATGGAAAACACTTCGCTCAATATTTTTAATACCAAGCTCGTGCTGGCTCACCAGGAAACCGCGACCGATGCCGATTTCACCAGCGTCGAGGCGGTGATTGCGCATGAGTACTTTCATAACTGGACCGGCAACCGCGTGACTTGCCGCGACTGGTTCCAACTGTCATTGAAAGAAGGCTTGACCGTATTCCGTGACCAGGAATTCAGCGCGGACATGAACTCGCGCGCGGTCCAGCGCATCGATGACGTCGACCAATTGCGCAGGCTGCAGTTTCCCGAGGATGCGAGCCCGCTGGCGCATCCCGTGCAGCCCGATCACTTCATCGAGATCAGCAATTTCTACACCATGACCATCTATGAAAAGGGGGCAGAGCTGATCCGTATGCAGCATACCCTGCTTGGCGAGGAGAGGTACCGACAGGCTACCGATCTTTATTTCCAGCGCTACGATGGTCACGCGGTCACCATCAACGATTTCGTCCAGTGCATGGCGGATGCCTCGGGGCGCGACATGACGCAGTTTTTCCGCTGGTACAAGCAGGCTGGTACGCCTAACCTGCAGGCAAGCGGACGTTACAACCCGGAAGCCGGGCAATACATCCTGACCCTCAAGCAATCCCAGCCGGATACGCCAGGGCAGACCGACAAGCAGCCGTTGCTGATCCCGGTTGCGGTGGGATTGCTCAATGAAGCGGGTGAGGAGACGCACGCCACCCGAGTGCTGGAAATGACGGAGCCCGAGCAAAGCTTCATTTTCGATAATGTGCCATCGCGCCCCGTGCCTTCCATTTTGCGTGGTTTTTCCGCGCCGGTGAAATTATCCACAGACCTCAGCGACGACGACCTGCGCCTGCTGCAGCTCAAGGATACAGACGGTTTTAATAAGTGGGAGGCCGGCCAGACCATTGCGCTGCGCACCATTCAGCGAGTCATGGCCGACCCTGGGGCGGACATCGCACAATTCATTGCCGACTTCGGCGTCCTGCTAGAACAAGGCTTGAGCGAGGACACAGACAAGGCCCTGTTGGCACGCGCCTTGTCACTGCCCTCCATCGCGGTCATCAGCCAGGCACAGGAGGTGGTTGACCCCGCGGCTATCGATGCTGCCCGGACCAGCATCCTCAAGGCCATCAAGCAGGAGCACAGGGAGATCCTGGCTAGCCTGTATGAGCACCACCGTGGCAATGGAGCGTTCTCCATTTCGCCAGCCGAGATGGGCCGCAGAGCATTGCGCAATACCGTGTTGCAACTGCTGACCGTGACCAATGGCACCGGATGTGCCGCGCGTGCCAAGGCGCATTACGACAATGCCGACAACATGACGGATCGCGTGGCCGCCTTATCTAGCCTGGCAGATAGCAACAAGCCTGAACGCGATGAGGTGTTCGCGGATTTCTATGAGCGTTTCAAGGGCTACCAGCTTGTGGTGGATAAATGGTTCTCCCTGCAGGCGATTGCCAACCGGGAAAGCATCTTCGAGGATTTCGCCCGATTGCGCCAGCATCCCGAATTCAATATCCGTAATCCGAACCGTGTCAGGGCGCTCTATTCGGCGTTTGCCGTCAACAACCCGGTGAAGTTCCATGACCCCAGCGGGCAGGGCTATGCCTTGCTTCGGGATGTGATCATCGAGTTGAATGCGATCAATCCGCAGATCGCTGCGCGACAGGTGACGCCTTTCCGCGAATGGAAACGCTATACGCCGGTGCTCCAAGTGCAGATGCAGGATGCGCTGCGCGCCATCATGGATACGCCCAACCTGTCCAACGACGTGTTCGAGGTGGTGAGTAAATGCCTGCAGGCATAGCAGAACAGTAAGTCTGGGCCGGCAGGGCGGGCGCGCCTGGGGCCGATGCTCGACGGGCATATCGACTACAGGGATGTGTGCGTTTTTCCGGGACACCCATGCTCAAGCATATTGCCGACAGTTTGTGGATGGGCTGCCAGATGCACCGACATATGCACCGCAAACCGGGAGAGCTGCCGACTGGCCTGGCTCACAGCGCGATGAAGGTGAGCGCGGGTGTGCAGGGCGCCCATTTCAAGGTCTTCCTGAAACCGGAATCTGGCGCCTGCGATGCCGAACTGCACGATGATGACATCCCGCTCCCTGTCGCTGCGATTGGGGTTGCCGCCATGCAAAAGGCGCGGGTGGATGGCCAGCACATCGCCTGCCTCCACATCCGGGTGGGCAATAGCGTCTTTATCCAGTGTGTGCTTGTTCATGCTGTGATCCAGATGGCTGCCAGGCACGACTGCTGTTCCGCCGTTTTCCTGCGACATGTCCTGCAAGGGGATCAGCAGGCGTAAAAAGTCGTCCCCTTCCGGGCAGAAGTAAGTATTTTCATTGTCGCGGTGCCAACTGATCGCCGGACCTATTCCCGCGGGTTTGCGCGTCAGGTTGGCGTAGTGGAATATGATGTTCCCGGCTTGCGTCTCCAGCAGGTTCGCCGTGATCGACCAAAGCGGATATTCTGACAGCAATGAAACAAAGCGCCTGTCCAACGTGAGCATATCGCCGATGATGTACGGCTCATGGATCAGCTTGCTGCCATCAATGCCGGGATTGCGTTCGGGTTTCGCGAGCGAGAACTCTCCCAGGCTGACGCCGTTCCGCTGCGCCAAGGGCGCATTGGTGCGGTATTGCCTGATGATGGATGCCACGGCATCGCGCGTACAATGCAGCCAGGATGGTGAAAGCACACGCCTGAAAACCTGGAACCCATGCGTGGAGTAACAGGCAGTATTGGCTGGGTTCATGATGGGAGAAAGGCCGCCGCGGGCTGGCTGCGGCGGCGTAGTGCGTTACAGTGCGGCTAGTGCGGCGTCGTAGTTGGGTTCGTTGGCAATTTCCGCGACCAGCTCGCTATGCAGCACCTGATTGTTTTCATCGAGCACCACTACGGCACGTGCAGTCAGGCCAGCCAGGCTACTATCCAGGATTTGCACGCCATAATCCTTGGAGAACTTGGCGGTATCGCGGAAAGTGGAGAGGGTGATGACATTTTCCAGGCCTTCGGCGCCGCAGAAACGGCTTTGTGCAAACGGCAGGTCGGCGGAAATGCACAGTACCACGGTATTGGCCAGGCCGCTGGCCTGCTTGTTGAATGTGCGGACCGAGGTGGCGCAGGTTGGGGTGTCAATGCTGGGGAAGATGTTCAAAACCTTGCGCTTTCCGGCAAAGTCGGCAAGGCTGACCAGGTTGCGTTTCGCATCAGCTAATTGGAAATCGGGCGCGGTTTCGCCTTTTTGTGGCAGGTTTCCGCCGATTTGTACCGGATTGCCTTTAAGGGTAACGGTTGCCATAAATCAAGTCCTTTTCTGTCTGGTTGAGAGGTGTTGGTGATTGACTAGCCATCAGTGTGGCTATTGTTTAATAGTTTCGCTATTTAGCGCTCGGCTATCATAACGCTTCGCTCAGATAACCGATGGTCATGGTCTGGTTGTGCAATACATTATCCGTGGTGTTGGGCCGCGGACAGAATTCCCCGTAAGAATAGAAGCCGGTTAGCGCAGTCTGGCTACCCAGCGTTTGTTGCACCGCCTGGATCTCATCCGCAATCTGCTCGGCCATCACCAGTTTGCGCCCGACGCAGCTGACACACAAGGCCAGGCCGGGCTGGCTGGTATCCAGGTTTGCGGTCACCAGCCTCGCAGCGCCGCCTGCGCCCTCGACCAGCCGGTCATGCGTGGTTTGGCAGAGGCGCACGGTTTCGCCTTCCTCCACGTTTCCGGCAAAGGTCAGGCTGTTTTCTTCCGGATCGATGGCAAGCAGGGTGCGCACTTTTTCCACTTCGCGCTTGCCTTCCTCGATGACTGCAAATGGGAAACGGAGGCCCGAGCCGGGCAAGGCTTTGGCGTTTTGTTCGCCGATGTACATGCGATAGAGCGGTAGCGCCGGTTTGCCGTCCATTTCATACACCACATTTTTTTCCGAGCGCGTGATCTTGCGTGGCGGACCGTAGGGTTTCCATCCGCCCAATGCGCCACTGGCGGTGATGAGCTTGTCGCCATAGAGGCCGATGGCAACCACCAGGCCTTCTTCAATGCTGTCGTTAAGCAGCTGTAGTGTCCGGGAGAACTCGGCATTGTCGCCCGCCATGCCGCCGACGATCGGGATGTCGCCCAGCACGCTCTGAAAGCCCTGCAGCAGTTCCGAGCCGTTGATATGCAGGCCGTCGGAGAAGACCAGGATGGTGCGCAGACTGTCCGATTTGAGTTGCTTGGCAAGGTTGATGGCCGTTTCGGCCGATGTCTGCATGTTGTTGGCGCGAGCATAGGTGACGCGCTGCATGGTGTTGTCCCAGGCGATGGCGGTGATCTGCAGACTGTCGTCGCTGACGCCATGGGGGCCGATTTCACCGGAGGTGGTGCAGCCGACGATCTGGGCGGCTGGGTAGCGCTCCTTGAGCTGGGTCGGCAGTTTGCCATCGCTGAAGCGCCTGACCGAACCAAATACCAATACGAGATTGGCATTGGGTAATGGTGAAGACGATGGCAAATCCTTGATGCTCATCTTCGACGATAGAGCTTCCTGTCTGACTAGCATGATCTCCGTTCCCTAGATGGCCGCTGATGGTTGGCGCGGCGCTTCTGGTTATTGTTGTTTTGTGCGACTATGCAGATGACGTTCCAGGTCATCGTACTTAGCAGGCAGGTTATTTAACCTTTTTGTTCGCGGATTGACAACCTGCTTTTTATGGCACCGGTATTGCACGGCGTCGAAGTCTGTAGATAGAATGGTGCGAAAACCGGGCGCTTTTTCATGAGCGCTGAACTCAAAGTGGCTAACAACATTCAATGCAGCGTTCCTGGATAGGCGTCTTGTCGAAAGCTTTACAAGACAGGGTGCCGCTGCCGGGGGTCAGCCGCGCTAAGCCTGCTGCTCAATGCAGCCTGTCAATACAGGGGATAAAGGGTGGGGGATACTGATCTATCTGGTGTGAAGGTCATGGTCATAGATGACAGTCATACCATACGCAGGAGCGCCGAGATTTTCCTCCGGCAATCGGGGTGCGAGGTATTTCTGGCCGAGGATGGCTTTGATGCCTTGTCCAAAATCGCCAGCCATCCCCCCGATGTGATCTTCGTCGATATCATGATGCCGCGCCTGGATGGCTACCAGACCTGTTCCCTGATCAAGCGCAACCCCCGCTTCAAATCCATTCCCGTGATCATGCTGTCCAGCAAGGACGGCTTATTTGACCGCGCGCGCGGCCGCATGGCCGGTTCCGACCAGTACCTGACAAAGCCTTTTACGCAAAATGCCCTGCTCGACGCTGTGCGCCAGCATAGGCAGCACAGTCCGGGCGAGCTAACCATGGAACAAGAGTAAATGACGATCAAGAAAATCCTCGTGGTGGATGATTCGGCGACTGACCGTTTGTACTTGAGCGAGCTCCTGCAGAAAGCTGGCTTTGAAGTGAGTACGGCAGAAGATGGCCAGGACTGCCTGGAGAAGGTCAGCGCATCTATGCCGGACTTGGTACTGATGGATGTGGTCATG from Methylobacillus flagellatus KT harbors:
- a CDS encoding nucleotide pyrophosphohydrolase → MTDDSIRPDSLENLRARINHFVAEREWDQFHTPKNLAMAMIVEAAEVVEHFQWDSPAESSTLTDERRTEIGHELADTFVYLLRIAEVCGIDLIAAANAKIDLNAKKYPADKARGSNAKYTAYQEQ
- a CDS encoding polyamine aminopropyltransferase produces the protein MFRVGRKIARSIHKAITSEDSVDVSELDGVRSLHLGSDTIQSSMRIKDPYALELRYSRGMMVYLLFQKQPRDLVVLGLGGGSIPKYVYHHLPQVKTRVVEINPRIIEVARSHFFTPENDERFEIIEGDAAAFLRDNPATTSMLMMDAFGSNGLPPDLCSQDFFDSCFEALTLDGMCAINLWGSDKHYDVYLQRIETSFHGRILVMPTGRPGNVVVFGFKRAPNDLRWSTLRVRAKALEAEHKIEFLEFVERLREHNPSTSNRLLLES
- the dksA gene encoding RNA polymerase-binding protein DksA; its protein translation is MLNLDIVSVEELLAMPDDHYMNPQQLAFFQRLLEQQLAHIRHNAAETSKHLREHEEFPDPADRATQEELHTLELRTRDRERKLEKKINAALQRIRDGEYGYCEESGEPIGLQRLLARPTATLALEAQERHERRERQYSH
- a CDS encoding phytanoyl-CoA dioxygenase family protein, with amino-acid sequence MNPANTACYSTHGFQVFRRVLSPSWLHCTRDAVASIIRQYRTNAPLAQRNGVSLGEFSLAKPERNPGIDGSKLIHEPYIIGDMLTLDRRFVSLLSEYPLWSITANLLETQAGNIIFHYANLTRKPAGIGPAISWHRDNENTYFCPEGDDFLRLLIPLQDMSQENGGTAVVPGSHLDHSMNKHTLDKDAIAHPDVEAGDVLAIHPRLLHGGNPNRSDRERDVIIVQFGIAGARFRFQEDLEMGALHTRAHLHRAVSQASRQLSRFAVHMSVHLAAHPQTVGNMLEHGCPGKTHTSL
- the pepN gene encoding aminopeptidase N → MPSMFPATETAPTTIYLKDYTPAPYLASRIALKFELFEDKAIVRSEVAYVKNPATNSNRLVLNGQDQVIRAVELDGAPFDGYVLDGDKLIINDAAEAFTLAITSEIHPESNTALEGLYKSQGTFCTQCEAEGFRRITYFQDRPDVLSIFSVRIEADKDKYPVLLSNGNLMASGELAQGRHFTEWHDPFPKPCYLFALVAGDLVRIADTFRTRSGRHVDLHIYVRQGDEGQCGHAMASLKKAMKWDEDKYGREYELDLFNIVAVSDFNMGAMENTSLNIFNTKLVLAHQETATDADFTSVEAVIAHEYFHNWTGNRVTCRDWFQLSLKEGLTVFRDQEFSADMNSRAVQRIDDVDQLRRLQFPEDASPLAHPVQPDHFIEISNFYTMTIYEKGAELIRMQHTLLGEERYRQATDLYFQRYDGHAVTINDFVQCMADASGRDMTQFFRWYKQAGTPNLQASGRYNPEAGQYILTLKQSQPDTPGQTDKQPLLIPVAVGLLNEAGEETHATRVLEMTEPEQSFIFDNVPSRPVPSILRGFSAPVKLSTDLSDDDLRLLQLKDTDGFNKWEAGQTIALRTIQRVMADPGADIAQFIADFGVLLEQGLSEDTDKALLARALSLPSIAVISQAQEVVDPAAIDAARTSILKAIKQEHREILASLYEHHRGNGAFSISPAEMGRRALRNTVLQLLTVTNGTGCAARAKAHYDNADNMTDRVAALSSLADSNKPERDEVFADFYERFKGYQLVVDKWFSLQAIANRESIFEDFARLRQHPEFNIRNPNRVRALYSAFAVNNPVKFHDPSGQGYALLRDVIIELNAINPQIAARQVTPFREWKRYTPVLQVQMQDALRAIMDTPNLSNDVFEVVSKCLQA
- a CDS encoding Fur family transcriptional regulator, with product MIHEIGQRPTSSRVAVLNVLMESEFPLTHHEILQTLTQEAPFDRVTLYRVLDWLVECNLVHPIMGDDRARRFQLTQRNAKHHHAHFECSSCGKIFCLDEVKPRIPNSVPSHFTVESVELNIKGQCDHCNSVAN
- a CDS encoding THUMP domain-containing class I SAM-dependent RNA methyltransferase; the protein is MHYQFFATCPRGLEPLLEDELNSIRARQIKPTDGGVGFAGDMLLCYRANLESRIATRILLQVGKGRYSNEDELYQGAYKIDWVQWFEVEQDFMVKVTGVRCPLKSLEFATLRIKDAICDRFREEVGSRPSIDTREPDVRVHAYLGAEEYQLYVDTSGNALYQRGLRRASIEAPLRENLAAGILKLSGWQPGTPLLDPMCGSGTFLLEAAMISLDIAPGSNRSFGFERLKNFNAGAWQSLLKQAKSRAKPVAFQGIYGSDADLRAVRITRKNLEQAGLLDAMQVAHREFTDVVPPAAEGILVANPPYGVRIGEDEELAALYPKMGEALKKKFAGWNAYFLTNDMRLPKLMRLSPTKRTPLFNGPLECRVFEIKMVAGSNRKEKSND
- the tpx gene encoding thiol peroxidase; amino-acid sequence: MATVTLKGNPVQIGGNLPQKGETAPDFQLADAKRNLVSLADFAGKRKVLNIFPSIDTPTCATSVRTFNKQASGLANTVVLCISADLPFAQSRFCGAEGLENVITLSTFRDTAKFSKDYGVQILDSSLAGLTARAVVVLDENNQVLHSELVAEIANEPNYDAALAAL
- a CDS encoding ribonuclease catalytic domain-containing protein, translating into MNVFFEEEGSFKVASVMTENPSSLQVEAISGKRSKIKSANVLMRFEGALSGFMESASAEAEGLDVPFLWECCGEPEFGFEELAEEYYGGKPTSIQAAAIAIRLHSAPMYFYRKGKGRYKAAPEETLQAALAGLEKKRQQAEKVAQYVEQLKAGQLPAEFDGKVIDALLYQPDKNSLEWKALEQAASETNQHVVRVLASCGAIASVHDYHLGAFLREYFAEGQGFPDMEPPIVPSDLPRAEAEAFSIDDSTTTEIDDAFTIVPLADGVVRVGIHIAAPALGILPGSQLDQVVMQRLSTVYMPGHKITMLPDEVVAPFSLNQGEWRSALSLYLDVAPDLSIVKRESRVEQVKVAENLRHDTLEPFFNENTLDQDTGHPYWQRLLFLFRLAESLEKARGKYDPTRPVQLDYSFYVNDGRVRILARRRGAPIDKLVAELMIEANSHWGGLLAEHHVPGIYRAQNGGKVYMTVKAEPHQGLGVSQYSWSTSPLRRAVDLVNQRQIISVVQGDEPVYPPGSDDLAVVMRNFDLTYNAYNEFQTRMERYWCLQYLLQEDIHEIGATVWRESLVRLDGMPLIAKVHGMPELAPGSRVRIEIQKVDTLLIELESRFKSMEHAEAAAESEAA